In Pseudomonas fluorescens NCIMB 11764, a single window of DNA contains:
- a CDS encoding hybrid sensor histidine kinase/response regulator — MLSNIQAKLLIVDDLPENLLALEALIKREDRMVYKALSADEALSLLLQHEFAMAILDVQMPGMNGFELAELMRGTEKTKNIPIVFVSAAGRELNYAFKGYESGAVDFLHKPLDIHAVKSKVNVFVDLYRQSKAMKQQVEALEQSRREQQALLEQLQSTQQELQQAVRMRDDFMSIVAHEVRTPLNGLILETQLRKMHLARDNAAAFTLDKMHAMVDRDERQIKSLIRLIEDMLDVSRIRTGKLSIRPTRFDLSALVRNLLQNFAPQIDAAESSVTLDAEQPVQGNWDEFRIEQVISNLLTNALRYGAKSPISVKVYSENDQALVEVRDQGIGIDQENQKRIFQQFERVTARHAVAGLGLGLFISEQIVTAHGGSITVESRIGEGALFRVCLPL, encoded by the coding sequence ATGCTAAGTAACATCCAAGCCAAACTGCTGATCGTCGACGATCTGCCGGAGAACCTTTTGGCGCTCGAAGCGCTGATCAAGCGTGAAGACCGCATGGTCTACAAGGCCTTGTCCGCCGACGAAGCCTTGTCGCTGCTGCTGCAGCACGAATTCGCGATGGCTATTCTCGACGTGCAGATGCCTGGCATGAACGGCTTCGAACTCGCCGAATTGATGCGCGGCACGGAAAAAACCAAGAACATTCCGATTGTGTTCGTCAGTGCCGCCGGCCGTGAACTGAACTATGCGTTCAAAGGTTATGAAAGCGGTGCCGTCGACTTCCTGCACAAGCCGCTGGATATCCACGCGGTCAAGAGCAAGGTCAACGTGTTCGTCGACCTGTATCGCCAGAGCAAGGCCATGAAGCAACAGGTCGAAGCGCTGGAGCAGAGCCGCCGCGAACAACAAGCGCTGCTTGAACAGTTGCAGAGCACCCAGCAGGAACTGCAGCAGGCCGTCCGCATGCGCGATGATTTCATGTCGATCGTCGCCCATGAAGTGCGCACGCCGCTCAACGGTCTGATCCTCGAAACCCAGTTGCGCAAGATGCACCTGGCCCGGGACAACGCCGCGGCGTTCACCCTGGACAAGATGCACGCGATGGTCGACCGCGACGAACGGCAAATCAAAAGCCTGATCCGCCTGATCGAGGACATGCTGGATGTGTCGCGCATTCGCACCGGCAAGCTGTCGATCCGCCCGACACGCTTCGACCTGTCGGCATTGGTGCGCAACTTGCTGCAAAATTTCGCCCCGCAGATCGATGCCGCCGAATCCTCGGTCACGCTGGACGCCGAGCAACCGGTGCAGGGCAACTGGGATGAATTTCGCATTGAACAGGTGATTTCCAACCTGCTGACCAATGCGTTGCGTTACGGCGCCAAGAGCCCGATCAGCGTGAAGGTGTACAGTGAGAACGATCAGGCGCTGGTGGAAGTGCGCGATCAGGGGATCGGCATCGATCAGGAAAACCAGAAGCGTATTTTCCAGCAGTTCGAGCGCGTGACGGCCAGGCATGCCGTGGCCGGGCTGGGCCTGGGGTTGTTTATTTCAGAACAGATTGTGACCGCCCATGGCGGTTCCATCACCGTCGAGAGCCGGATTGGCGAAGGCGCCTTGTTTCGCGTTTGTCTGCCGCTGTAG
- a CDS encoding response regulator, whose amino-acid sequence MSEDAQDVVLIVEDDPSILMVLSAYLSGEGYRVLQAENGEQAFEILASKPHLDMMITDFRLPGGISGVQIAEPAVKLRPELKVIFISGYPQEIRETDSPITRKAPILAKPFDLDVLQEMMQEMLS is encoded by the coding sequence ATGAGTGAAGATGCACAAGACGTCGTACTGATCGTCGAAGATGACCCCTCGATTCTGATGGTGCTGTCGGCCTATCTGTCGGGTGAGGGCTACCGGGTGTTGCAGGCGGAAAACGGCGAGCAGGCCTTCGAGATCCTGGCGAGCAAGCCGCACCTGGACATGATGATCACCGACTTTCGCCTGCCGGGCGGGATCTCTGGCGTACAGATCGCCGAACCCGCCGTGAAACTGCGACCGGAACTCAAGGTGATTTTCATCAGCGGCTACCCGCAGGAAATCCGCGAGACCGACAGCCCGATCACACGCAAGGCGCCGATTCTGGCGAAGCCGTTTGATCTGGATGTGTTGCAGGAGATGATGCAGGAGATGCTGTCGTAG